A single genomic interval of Pseudobdellovibrionaceae bacterium harbors:
- a CDS encoding polymer-forming cytoskeletal protein, with protein sequence MFQNSEVTGLLTEGTFFEGHLRFDGVLKMGGEFKGSLESQGTLVVQEGALVEGKILVDTVIVSGSMNNVEIFAKKKVLLQPTAVVKGFIETAVLEVKDGALFEGSIKKIKATD encoded by the coding sequence ATGTTTCAAAACAGCGAAGTAACAGGGCTTTTAACAGAGGGAACTTTTTTTGAAGGCCATTTACGCTTTGATGGTGTTTTAAAAATGGGAGGGGAGTTTAAAGGCTCTTTAGAGTCACAAGGAACTTTAGTAGTTCAAGAAGGAGCTCTTGTAGAGGGAAAAATTTTAGTAGATACGGTTATTGTTTCGGGATCTATGAACAATGTAGAAATTTTTGCTAAAAAAAAGGTTCTATTGCAACCCACTGCGGTGGTAAAAGGTTTTATTGAAACAGCGGTTTTAGAGGTGAAAGATGGAGCCCTGTTTGAAGGAAGCATTAAAAAAATTAAAGCCACAGATTAG
- a CDS encoding ATP synthase F0 subunit B, with amino-acid sequence MFILFISIFTFPFFAEAASGAHGGIPWGLIISQVVNFSLLIILVKIFLKKPLAVAIKTQKDHFLSEEASANKKANETKVILQQWQDKWQQLSRAVTQKIEEAKAHSAQMSEEQIASANAQAAHILKKSKSQIQAEVLQAKNHLAELLLHTACEKALDNQKTQGTASSINLSLLKNKKETKNFNEKN; translated from the coding sequence ATGTTTATTTTATTTATTTCTATTTTTACTTTTCCTTTTTTTGCAGAAGCCGCATCGGGGGCCCACGGGGGAATTCCTTGGGGATTAATTATTAGCCAAGTAGTTAATTTTAGTTTGTTAATTATTCTTGTAAAAATTTTTTTAAAAAAGCCTCTTGCAGTGGCTATTAAAACGCAAAAAGATCATTTTTTATCAGAAGAAGCTAGCGCAAATAAAAAGGCTAATGAAACAAAAGTGATTCTTCAACAATGGCAAGATAAGTGGCAGCAATTATCTCGGGCGGTTACACAAAAAATAGAAGAGGCCAAGGCTCACTCTGCACAAATGTCAGAAGAACAAATAGCTTCTGCAAATGCTCAAGCAGCACATATTTTAAAAAAATCTAAAAGCCAAATACAAGCCGAGGTTTTGCAAGCCAAAAACCACTTGGCCGAGTTATTATTACACACCGCCTGCGAAAAGGCTTTAGATAATCAAAAAACCCAAGGTACTGCTAGCAGTATAAATTTGTCGCTGTTAAAAAATAAAAAAGAAACCAAGAACTTTAATGAAAAAAACTAA
- a CDS encoding ATP synthase F0 subunit B — protein MKLITDLGLNYTFFVQGILFLISYIFLLALFQAYYKAYLQRCNLVEGQGKKEEADKIQTQKFQEKYEVKLKDLNKQVQAIFAEDKKATVQKEQEIITTAQNSAEKLIADLQVKIDSEVNKQKEQITPFSQELSKVITKSVL, from the coding sequence ATGAAACTAATTACTGACTTGGGGCTAAATTACACCTTTTTTGTTCAAGGAATTTTATTTTTAATTAGCTATATTTTTTTGTTGGCTTTGTTTCAAGCTTACTACAAAGCCTATTTACAAAGATGTAATTTAGTAGAGGGGCAAGGAAAGAAAGAAGAAGCCGACAAAATTCAAACACAAAAATTTCAAGAAAAATACGAAGTTAAACTAAAAGATTTAAATAAACAGGTGCAGGCTATTTTTGCAGAAGACAAAAAAGCGACAGTGCAAAAAGAACAAGAAATAATAACCACAGCACAAAACAGTGCAGAAAAATTAATAGCCGATTTACAAGTAAAAATTGATAGCGAAGTTAACAAACAAAAAGAACAAATAACCCCTTTTTCGCAAGAGCTAAGCAAAGTAATTACCAAAAGCGTTTTATAA
- the atpH gene encoding ATP synthase F1 subunit delta, which translates to MKKTKLAQTYSKAYYSLAMEQACIKEVLKDCNNLLALFEKEPSFLLFFDNQVSSIKKQKQALQVVLDKFSFHTVTKNFLSLLLENKRFFLIKNIISLLFLLQNEHNKILKGSVISVASLSDLEKKQLETALVDQFKANVTLEYKQDPSLAEGFIVRIAGHTLNTSFNNKIDNLNKHIKRNLSF; encoded by the coding sequence ATGAAAAAAACTAAACTAGCACAAACTTATTCAAAGGCATACTACTCCTTAGCCATGGAGCAAGCCTGCATTAAAGAAGTACTAAAAGATTGTAATAATCTTTTGGCCTTGTTTGAAAAAGAACCAAGCTTTTTGTTGTTTTTTGACAACCAAGTTTCTTCTATAAAAAAGCAAAAGCAAGCCCTGCAGGTTGTTTTAGATAAATTTAGCTTTCACACGGTTACAAAAAACTTTTTATCTTTGTTGTTAGAAAACAAAAGATTTTTTTTAATAAAAAATATAATTTCGCTTTTGTTTTTGTTGCAAAACGAACATAACAAAATATTAAAGGGAAGTGTTATTAGCGTAGCCTCGCTAAGCGATTTAGAAAAAAAACAGTTAGAAACTGCTTTAGTGGATCAGTTTAAAGCCAATGTTACTTTAGAGTACAAACAAGACCCTTCTTTAGCCGAAGGCTTTATTGTTAGGATTGCAGGGCACACACTAAACACTTCGTTTAATAATAAAATAGATAATTTAAATAAACATATAAAAAGAAACCTAAGTTTTTAA